In Limisalsivibrio acetivorans, one genomic interval encodes:
- a CDS encoding terminase gpA endonuclease subunit, with translation MRVLAEDAVLKDVYLQFPSLADADLSIEEYFEIEYVSALPSDSLTCSEWAAKYRILTSQTTSVAGPWRKDLFPHTNGIMDAMSSGACAEIIIVGGTQVAKTESYLNGIGYFIHKSPGPMGLLAPNEAKAVELFNDRVLPMIENTQGDILKKICTAEGRKIRKKDLSFVGGKMYLAWGGSENTLSSRPLKIVFVDEEDDMPALRKYGSVISLIKERVKGFINSLIVRVGKPMHEGGICDDAENADYVFYPYVPCPDCAEEFVFDKKHLHPKDIEPDDARELAYYECPACSYRIKEKSRRQMLASLVWKTRKNEELYSVLEAGERLVISFRVSSFYSPHVTFGKMLYEYIIAKRKGADALRVYYNGYLAELYKPSVTVEEEQIAAIRRNLGSYSPEERLPVGVCVLTAAVDVQKDRLEVLVQGWGVNLQRWHIQHRVLYGSPLSDIPWNQLDHVLSKKYTHPSGASLPIICTVVDSGYETETVYAYTAKREALGVYAIKGASTTKAPMINGPTRKGLAKAQLYTLNVHILKKTVQAWLSETGKVLIERESSEGAIGYMHFNEECDESHFRQLTAETLVNEGKKDEHFEIEEHARNEIFDLYGYNYAALHISRVNIDEWAEGLRELMNKNGGSDD, from the coding sequence ATGAGAGTGCTTGCTGAAGATGCGGTACTGAAAGATGTTTATTTGCAATTCCCTTCTCTTGCTGATGCTGATCTGAGTATTGAAGAATACTTCGAGATTGAGTATGTATCAGCTCTACCTTCTGACAGTCTCACTTGCTCAGAATGGGCGGCTAAGTATCGTATTTTGACCTCGCAAACAACGAGTGTCGCAGGCCCCTGGCGAAAAGACCTCTTCCCGCATACGAACGGGATAATGGATGCTATGTCGTCCGGAGCATGTGCTGAAATCATTATAGTCGGGGGGACGCAGGTTGCAAAGACAGAGTCGTATCTAAACGGCATAGGGTACTTTATACACAAATCTCCTGGACCGATGGGGCTACTTGCTCCTAATGAGGCAAAAGCAGTCGAGCTGTTTAATGACCGTGTTCTACCGATGATTGAGAATACTCAGGGGGATATACTCAAGAAGATATGTACTGCCGAAGGTCGTAAAATCCGCAAGAAGGACCTCTCTTTTGTTGGCGGAAAAATGTACCTGGCCTGGGGCGGTTCCGAGAATACTTTGTCATCCCGCCCCCTAAAGATTGTCTTTGTTGATGAAGAGGATGATATGCCGGCCCTCAGAAAATACGGCAGTGTTATATCTCTGATAAAAGAAAGGGTTAAGGGTTTTATTAATTCTCTCATCGTTAGAGTTGGCAAGCCGATGCATGAGGGGGGGATATGTGATGATGCAGAGAATGCAGACTATGTATTTTATCCTTATGTGCCTTGCCCAGATTGCGCTGAAGAGTTTGTTTTTGACAAGAAGCATCTGCACCCCAAAGATATTGAGCCTGATGACGCTAGGGAGCTTGCATATTATGAGTGCCCTGCATGCTCATACCGTATCAAAGAGAAATCGAGGCGACAGATGCTTGCAAGTCTCGTGTGGAAGACACGCAAAAATGAAGAACTCTACAGTGTGCTCGAAGCCGGCGAACGACTTGTAATATCTTTTCGTGTCAGTAGTTTCTACAGCCCTCATGTCACATTCGGTAAGATGCTTTACGAGTATATCATTGCAAAAAGAAAAGGGGCAGACGCTTTGCGCGTGTACTACAACGGCTACCTGGCTGAGCTCTACAAGCCGTCGGTAACCGTTGAAGAAGAACAAATAGCAGCAATACGCCGGAATCTCGGGTCATATAGCCCTGAAGAGAGGCTTCCTGTCGGTGTATGCGTGCTTACAGCTGCTGTAGATGTGCAGAAGGACAGGTTGGAAGTGTTGGTACAGGGTTGGGGAGTAAATCTACAGAGATGGCATATTCAGCATCGTGTACTCTACGGGAGTCCCTTGTCGGATATACCATGGAATCAGCTTGACCATGTTCTATCTAAGAAATACACCCACCCATCTGGTGCATCACTGCCTATTATTTGCACTGTTGTGGATTCCGGTTATGAGACAGAAACAGTCTACGCATATACAGCGAAAAGGGAAGCGCTAGGTGTGTATGCGATTAAGGGAGCTAGTACAACGAAGGCTCCGATGATAAACGGCCCGACTCGAAAAGGCCTGGCGAAAGCTCAGCTCTATACTCTGAATGTACATATACTCAAAAAAACAGTCCAGGCATGGCTGAGCGAAACTGGAAAAGTACTGATAGAAAGAGAGTCATCAGAAGGCGCAATCGGTTATATGCATTTTAACGAAGAATGTGATGAGAGTCATTTCCGGCAACTTACGGCGGAAACGCTTGTGAACGAAGGAAAGAAGGATGAGCATTTTGAAATAGAAGAGCACGCACGGAACGAAATATTTGACCTGTATGGTTATAACTATGCAGCACTGCATATATCACGTGTGAATATCGATGAATGGGCAGAAGGATTAAGAGAATTAATGAATAAGAATGGGGGCAGTGATGACTAG
- a CDS encoding primase-helicase family protein, giving the protein MSEEKPKLKDELLPLEREKKYILDTKNRPDYRNFIENNWVREVIESHKKIEDIENRAIKKIYQAGAAIWLSPQGRVVYRRNVEADPTEIADDEKVGRVLCSDFKLDKIQLFRNKGSGDTFVRADIAAKDLLVVHEDFTPFAPSEFYYHKGIWRRTSFRPSEYMKVSLQGYKRKQHLWIEKLLINLANENHDYFEWIENWLAGFFQTLEKSNVALVLRGDQGSGKSMFFEYVLKPLFGERHCVVVDQSRIESQFKSWVNEMLFFNLNEVAVDMKGRKHHKNFLKQLVTDHSIQLEEKFTDAEQVQVYGNIYITSNEALPVEIEPTDRRFTVLKTGGPIKEKLNTFELVENIEKELENFAKYLKAYDVDWEMYHTALDTPEKRAIVSGTNSKLSMYVKAILERDLSLLIELKDSDRGGLYHSIVADFERDEIAQTDLIEAYKVIFDVDHSSRKVMESIRMIEPTIFSKEKMQKGMGGQRKYKLPKVR; this is encoded by the coding sequence ATGAGCGAAGAGAAGCCGAAACTCAAGGATGAGCTGCTGCCTCTTGAAAGGGAAAAAAAATACATACTGGACACGAAAAACAGGCCTGACTACCGCAACTTCATAGAGAATAACTGGGTACGTGAAGTGATTGAATCACATAAGAAAATCGAAGATATCGAAAACAGAGCAATAAAAAAGATATATCAGGCGGGTGCAGCTATATGGCTATCACCCCAGGGTAGGGTCGTATATCGCAGAAATGTCGAAGCTGATCCCACTGAAATAGCAGATGACGAGAAGGTAGGCCGGGTTCTTTGTTCCGATTTTAAGCTCGATAAGATACAGCTTTTCCGCAACAAAGGCTCCGGAGATACGTTTGTGCGAGCTGACATAGCAGCGAAGGATCTGCTTGTTGTACACGAGGATTTCACCCCTTTTGCCCCTTCCGAGTTTTATTATCATAAGGGGATTTGGAGACGTACAAGCTTTCGCCCAAGTGAGTATATGAAGGTATCCCTCCAAGGGTACAAGCGCAAGCAGCATCTATGGATTGAAAAGCTCCTCATAAATCTGGCAAATGAGAATCACGACTATTTTGAGTGGATCGAGAACTGGTTAGCCGGTTTTTTTCAGACACTTGAAAAGAGCAATGTAGCATTAGTGCTAAGAGGGGACCAGGGCTCCGGTAAATCGATGTTTTTTGAATATGTCTTGAAGCCACTATTCGGAGAGCGACATTGCGTTGTAGTGGACCAGAGCAGGATTGAATCTCAGTTCAAAAGCTGGGTCAACGAGATGCTTTTCTTTAATTTGAACGAGGTTGCAGTAGATATGAAAGGGCGGAAGCATCACAAAAACTTTCTAAAGCAACTCGTGACTGACCATTCTATTCAGCTGGAAGAGAAGTTTACTGATGCAGAACAGGTGCAGGTTTACGGGAATATATACATTACATCGAACGAAGCTTTGCCGGTTGAGATCGAACCTACAGACAGGCGATTTACTGTACTAAAGACAGGCGGACCGATTAAGGAGAAGCTTAATACATTTGAGCTTGTGGAGAATATCGAAAAAGAGCTGGAGAATTTTGCGAAGTATCTGAAAGCTTACGATGTCGACTGGGAGATGTATCACACTGCTCTTGACACCCCTGAAAAGCGAGCGATTGTCAGCGGAACGAACAGCAAGCTTAGTATGTATGTGAAAGCAATACTAGAGCGGGATCTTTCGCTTCTGATTGAGTTAAAAGACAGCGACCGTGGCGGGTTATACCACTCAATTGTTGCAGATTTTGAAAGGGATGAGATAGCACAGACTGATTTAATCGAAGCGTATAAAGTTATATTTGATGTAGACCACAGCTCGAGGAAAGTAATGGAAAGCATCAGAATGATAGAGCCGACAATATTTTCGAAGGAAAAGATGCAGAAAGGAATGGGCGGCCAGAGAAAATATAAGCTGCCGAAGGTGCGCTAA
- a CDS encoding helix-turn-helix transcriptional regulator, producing MSGSIDSYITAAVSTALKPVIEDLTKQIDLLVYISTQASEKKYSDDQLLDDREVAKLTGMSTSTLRNMRTAKTGIPYTKVGNSVRYRMGDIRRYVAGNLQRVIGDEAL from the coding sequence ATGTCCGGAAGCATAGACAGTTATATTACAGCAGCGGTATCAACAGCTTTGAAACCTGTTATAGAGGACCTGACGAAGCAGATCGATTTGCTTGTGTATATATCAACTCAGGCATCGGAAAAAAAGTACAGTGATGACCAGCTTCTGGATGACCGGGAAGTGGCCAAACTGACTGGGATGTCGACATCGACATTGAGGAACATGCGAACTGCGAAAACAGGTATACCCTACACGAAGGTAGGCAACAGTGTGCGGTATCGAATGGGAGATATACGAAGGTACGTTGCCGGCAACTTACAGCGTGTTATAGGCGACGAGGCATTGTGA
- a CDS encoding helix-turn-helix domain-containing protein, producing the protein MISVKKRTCEQVMRLLMFELSAAGHKHKDIAEMLGVSVSAVKKYSLGEQTPKLESFLHLIREVHPRETLEKIAAIGGGLYIPLPAYEGETAAIMSCMSDLGREFSDVVDHVSKAVHPDSDGGTNVSRKEATELLREIEDVLEKTLLMKQIVEEAKKS; encoded by the coding sequence ATGATATCGGTTAAGAAAAGGACATGCGAACAGGTGATGAGGCTTTTGATGTTTGAGCTTTCCGCTGCAGGGCATAAGCACAAAGATATTGCCGAGATGCTTGGCGTATCTGTAAGCGCAGTAAAAAAATACAGTCTTGGCGAGCAGACGCCGAAGCTTGAGTCATTCCTCCATCTCATCAGAGAAGTACATCCCCGCGAGACATTAGAGAAAATAGCTGCAATTGGAGGTGGGCTCTATATCCCTCTTCCAGCCTATGAGGGGGAGACTGCTGCTATCATGAGCTGTATGAGCGACTTGGGGAGGGAGTTCTCCGATGTAGTTGACCATGTATCAAAAGCTGTACACCCCGATTCAGACGGCGGAACAAATGTATCCAGAAAGGAAGCTACTGAGCTCCTTAGAGAGATAGAGGATGTACTCGAAAAAACGCTGTTGATGAAGCAGATAGTAGAGGAGGCAAAGAAGTCATGA
- a CDS encoding helix-turn-helix domain-containing protein, with protein MNFGQRIKFIRNDSKLTQSQFADIFNKTHTAVQFWEANKSKPPKRDIDKMCKLFKVNKEWLITGKGEIYSQDLNANNNVSIGSNNRMEAGGSNTININGAGQEPEMRKDVAELIQLLNDYAPPTMVKQIKDRLLEIKKNYNL; from the coding sequence ATGAACTTCGGGCAGAGAATCAAATTTATCAGGAATGATAGCAAGTTAACACAGTCTCAATTTGCAGATATTTTCAATAAAACTCACACAGCTGTTCAGTTTTGGGAAGCTAATAAGTCAAAGCCACCTAAGCGTGATATCGATAAGATGTGCAAACTTTTCAAAGTAAACAAAGAATGGCTCATTACAGGGAAAGGAGAAATATATTCCCAAGATCTCAATGCTAATAATAATGTATCAATCGGTAGTAATAACCGGATGGAAGCCGGCGGCTCAAACACAATCAACATAAACGGAGCTGGACAAGAGCCAGAGATGAGAAAAGATGTCGCTGAACTCATTCAGCTGCTGAACGATTACGCACCGCCGACTATGGTCAAGCAAATCAAAGACAGACTCCTCGAAATAAAAAAGAACTACAATCTATAG
- a CDS encoding tyrosine-type recombinase/integrase → MILIKTQKQGVYYYESAKKKYKGKPDRCFYIKYYYKNKQIQEKVGWLSDGYSALYASQRRSERLLGSVRKVDVLTVEKASELYVINAKENKSSWIDDKRRLGLFVKMYGSLHIDEITPRDIEIFITKVRARTHTRKGGGTVAPATVRQYKQVVHRMFNYLAENELYNQRNPASLVTVSVPDNTVVEALTDEECAALVQACTQNEYRDNGGELILLALYTGLRLSSLFRLKWSDVNLAKNTLTLGETKNRRKDYVLLSKKALRVLEKVGEKGDCEYVFPSRMGGQRKDIRTLWARVKKDAGIREHVRFHDIRHTFATKMLEAGESLTVISRLLHHSSVTVTQKYAHIRDRQLQAAAARVDSMFSETENT, encoded by the coding sequence ATGATACTGATTAAGACACAAAAACAAGGAGTATACTACTACGAATCAGCTAAAAAAAAATACAAAGGGAAGCCGGATCGTTGCTTTTACATAAAATACTACTATAAGAATAAGCAGATACAAGAGAAAGTAGGTTGGTTGTCAGACGGGTACTCAGCTTTATATGCTTCGCAGAGACGTTCCGAAAGATTACTGGGTAGTGTCAGAAAGGTAGATGTACTGACAGTAGAAAAGGCATCAGAGCTATATGTTATTAACGCAAAAGAAAATAAATCTTCATGGATAGATGATAAAAGAAGACTGGGTCTGTTTGTGAAAATGTATGGTTCTCTTCATATTGATGAAATAACTCCGCGTGATATTGAGATATTTATTACAAAAGTCAGAGCGAGAACGCACACAAGGAAGGGAGGAGGGACAGTTGCTCCGGCGACTGTTAGGCAATACAAGCAAGTTGTGCATCGCATGTTTAACTATCTTGCGGAAAATGAACTCTATAATCAGCGTAATCCAGCTTCTTTAGTGACTGTGAGTGTCCCAGATAATACAGTCGTTGAAGCGCTTACAGATGAAGAGTGCGCTGCTCTTGTTCAAGCATGCACACAGAATGAGTATAGGGATAACGGTGGCGAGCTTATACTTCTCGCATTATACACTGGGCTAAGGCTTTCATCACTCTTTAGGCTTAAATGGTCAGATGTAAATTTGGCAAAAAATACTCTTACTCTTGGGGAGACAAAGAATCGTCGTAAAGATTATGTATTGCTCTCTAAGAAAGCATTGAGAGTGCTTGAGAAGGTAGGAGAGAAAGGGGATTGTGAGTATGTATTTCCTTCGCGTATGGGGGGGCAGAGAAAGGATATAAGGACTCTCTGGGCAAGAGTTAAGAAGGATGCAGGTATTCGTGAACATGTCAGGTTTCACGACATTAGACATACATTTGCGACAAAAATGCTTGAGGCTGGGGAATCACTCACTGTAATCTCGAGGCTACTGCATCACAGCAGCGTTACTGTGACACAGAAGTATGCACACATTAGAGATCGGCAGCTACAGGCAGCAGCAGCAAGGGTTGATTCAATGTTCAGTGAGACAGAGAACACGTAG
- a CDS encoding YegP family protein, with protein MPGKFVIQNSIDGQVYFVLKAANGEVILNSETYRSKQSCKDGIESVRENSQYISNFEKKVSIRNDHYFNLKAMNGQVIGTSEMYTTSAARDKGISSVMNNAPDASISDET; from the coding sequence ATGCCTGGAAAGTTCGTAATTCAAAATTCAATTGATGGGCAAGTCTACTTTGTCCTCAAGGCCGCTAATGGGGAAGTGATACTCAATAGTGAAACATACCGTTCAAAGCAGAGCTGTAAAGACGGTATTGAGTCTGTAAGAGAGAATTCGCAGTATATAAGTAATTTCGAGAAAAAAGTAAGCATAAGAAATGATCATTATTTCAATCTGAAAGCAATGAATGGGCAGGTTATTGGGACAAGTGAGATGTATACCACCAGTGCTGCCAGAGATAAAGGAATTAGTTCTGTAATGAATAACGCACCTGATGCCAGCATTTCTGACGAAACCTGA
- a CDS encoding rhodanese-like domain-containing protein, which produces MGTARDALVAEALKCITEVNVDDVQSMMDKGEDFVLLDIREAVEQGFVIAGGVVKRIPRGLLEWVAGKQIGLDEKVVVYCKTGLRGAFATKRLQELGYKNVVNLKGGIVAWMEAGKPIATYIGNVVPKDYSFK; this is translated from the coding sequence ATCGGTACAGCTCGTGATGCCCTTGTAGCAGAAGCACTTAAATGTATTACAGAGGTAAACGTAGATGATGTTCAGTCTATGATGGATAAGGGCGAGGATTTCGTTCTCCTCGATATCAGAGAAGCTGTTGAGCAGGGCTTTGTTATAGCTGGCGGGGTTGTTAAGCGCATCCCCAGAGGCCTCCTTGAGTGGGTAGCCGGCAAGCAGATCGGCCTTGATGAGAAGGTAGTTGTATACTGTAAAACCGGCCTTAGAGGCGCCTTCGCAACTAAGAGACTTCAGGAACTCGGATATAAGAACGTTGTAAACCTTAAAGGCGGAATCGTTGCATGGATGGAAGCTGGCAAGCCCATCGCTACCTATATCGGCAACGTAGTTCCCAAGGACTATAGCTTCAAGTAG
- a CDS encoding ArsR/SmtB family transcription factor, producing MALRDCNEEEIDNLLELFKALSNPLRLRIAREICKNPKYSFELEELFNCDRSNITKHLNILKDAGVIKPYKEGRKTLYVMQAKYVKSLLNCLDQERYLQFRKEAEEQSSDVI from the coding sequence ATGGCACTTAGAGACTGCAACGAAGAAGAGATAGATAACCTGTTGGAGCTGTTTAAGGCTCTTTCAAATCCGCTCAGGCTTAGAATAGCCAGGGAAATCTGCAAGAATCCGAAATACAGCTTTGAATTGGAAGAGCTTTTCAATTGCGATCGTTCCAATATTACCAAACATTTAAACATACTTAAGGATGCCGGCGTCATAAAGCCGTATAAAGAAGGGCGCAAAACCCTTTATGTTATGCAGGCTAAGTATGTTAAATCACTTCTCAACTGTCTGGACCAGGAAAGATATCTGCAGTTTCGAAAGGAAGCCGAAGAACAAAGCTCTGATGTAATATGA
- a CDS encoding Fur family transcriptional regulator: MKLSDKSDISMQESVKRLEKECSRAGLKLTHQRIEIYRALLASDEHPTVEMLHKRFKETMPRISFDTVYRTLVTFSEAGIARRVYTSDSQARYEVESVRHHHLVCSKCGSITDFIPAEDPETPAGVEKWGDASRVCLVVEGVCHDCSAG; encoded by the coding sequence ATGAAGCTGTCAGATAAGTCTGATATATCGATGCAGGAGAGTGTTAAGAGGCTCGAGAAAGAATGCAGCAGAGCAGGACTGAAGCTTACGCACCAGAGAATTGAGATATACCGTGCCCTGCTTGCCAGTGATGAACATCCCACTGTTGAGATGCTCCACAAAAGGTTCAAGGAGACCATGCCCAGAATCTCATTTGACACCGTATATAGAACGCTCGTTACCTTCTCCGAGGCTGGTATTGCCAGAAGGGTTTATACATCGGACAGCCAAGCCAGGTATGAGGTTGAATCGGTAAGGCACCACCATCTTGTCTGTTCAAAGTGCGGCAGTATAACGGATTTTATTCCGGCAGAGGATCCGGAAACACCTGCTGGTGTTGAGAAATGGGGGGACGCCTCGAGGGTGTGTCTAGTGGTTGAAGGTGTCTGTCACGACTGCAGTGCAGGATAA
- a CDS encoding LysR substrate-binding domain-containing protein, with the protein MNLSIENLRTFVSIAETKNFTKTSRLMNMSQSAVSMQMKRLEEEIGRPIFRKEGRSLDLSETGKVLHNHALRILKAHDSACSELNEPDMQGTITIGTSEDYSTLLLPEVLGRFAEIYPHIRVNTYCDSSHILRDKVEEGLLDLAVLFGHFEGGRHVCSERIVWISSKNFVHTENEPVPLALYPDYCACRNAAMDSLNKTGLDYRIAYESPSTSVLKAAVKSGLAIAPVAERIYSEEFKKLGAECDLPELPYIPVSIHVRNKSRVALKLEEYIVEAFRKE; encoded by the coding sequence ATGAACCTCTCTATAGAGAACCTGAGAACCTTTGTAAGCATTGCGGAAACAAAGAATTTTACTAAAACATCCCGGCTTATGAATATGTCTCAGTCTGCTGTGAGCATGCAGATGAAAAGGCTTGAGGAGGAGATAGGGAGGCCGATTTTCCGAAAAGAGGGGAGGAGCCTTGACCTGAGTGAAACAGGAAAGGTACTTCACAATCATGCACTCCGTATACTGAAGGCCCACGACAGTGCATGCTCTGAGCTGAACGAACCGGATATGCAGGGGACGATAACAATCGGAACATCGGAGGATTATTCAACACTCCTCCTCCCCGAAGTTCTGGGGAGGTTCGCAGAGATATATCCTCATATAAGGGTAAATACCTATTGTGACAGCAGTCATATACTGCGGGATAAGGTGGAGGAGGGACTTTTGGATCTTGCTGTTCTGTTTGGGCACTTTGAAGGGGGACGCCACGTATGCAGCGAAAGGATCGTCTGGATAAGCTCAAAAAACTTTGTACATACAGAGAATGAGCCTGTTCCGCTTGCTCTTTATCCAGACTACTGCGCCTGCAGGAATGCCGCCATGGACAGCTTGAACAAGACGGGACTGGATTATCGGATTGCCTATGAAAGCCCGAGTACTTCTGTTCTCAAGGCCGCTGTTAAATCAGGTCTGGCAATTGCGCCGGTCGCTGAAAGGATATACAGCGAGGAATTCAAAAAATTAGGCGCGGAATGTGACCTGCCGGAGCTTCCGTATATACCTGTATCTATCCATGTTAGAAACAAAAGCAGGGTAGCGCTTAAGCTGGAAGAGTATATTGTAGAGGCTTTTAGAAAGGAATAG
- a CDS encoding carboxymuconolactone decarboxylase family protein: protein MTITEKYEGISSAFWRYLEEENDKGPLFKEHYSKTYEKGLFDTKTKRLMAMVGALAAGCEGCILGQASKAIENGATKEEVLEACSVAFSLGGTMAGSKIAIVIQLMKEKGMM, encoded by the coding sequence ATGACAATTACAGAGAAGTATGAAGGAATATCATCCGCATTCTGGAGATACCTTGAAGAGGAGAATGACAAGGGGCCCCTATTTAAAGAGCATTATTCAAAAACCTACGAGAAGGGCCTGTTCGACACAAAAACAAAGCGCCTTATGGCGATGGTCGGCGCACTGGCTGCCGGTTGTGAGGGGTGCATACTCGGGCAGGCTTCCAAGGCTATCGAGAATGGGGCAACAAAGGAGGAGGTGCTTGAGGCATGCTCCGTGGCTTTCTCCCTCGGCGGAACCATGGCCGGCTCTAAGATAGCCATTGTTATTCAGCTCATGAAGGAAAAGGGGATGATGTAA
- the proX gene encoding glycine betaine/L-proline ABC transporter substrate-binding protein ProX gives MKALLRLAAVAVLAAALAIPAIADNHMKPGKGVDVNPARATWNTGFFQAKLVRMGLEELGFDVGRNKDLQNPIFYKTVTLGDVDYWPNGWFPIHNAQLPSNFYDHADTYGYVVKAGGLQGYLASKKYVEQYNIKSLEDFKRPEVKEAFDANGDGKADMVACPPGWGCEKVIAFHMDAYDLHDHVNLIKATYEASMADALARHQNDEPVLFYTWTPNWTVFKFKPGEDVLWINVPEIVPTDAQKGSEDKMVASGVKGTVTDPLKFGFIASDIRIVANKEFAEKNPAAKVFFENFKLTLTDIAAQNTKMNNGEKSEADIERHAKEWIKANQDMWDSWLDKARAAAE, from the coding sequence ATGAAAGCACTTTTACGTTTAGCAGCAGTTGCAGTACTCGCAGCAGCTCTCGCAATCCCCGCGATTGCAGACAACCACATGAAACCCGGAAAAGGGGTAGATGTGAATCCCGCAAGGGCAACATGGAACACAGGTTTCTTCCAGGCAAAGCTTGTCAGGATGGGACTTGAGGAACTCGGGTTCGACGTAGGAAGGAATAAAGACCTTCAGAACCCCATCTTCTACAAGACCGTTACCCTTGGCGATGTTGATTACTGGCCTAACGGCTGGTTCCCCATCCACAACGCTCAGCTCCCCTCAAATTTCTATGATCACGCTGACACCTACGGATACGTAGTTAAGGCCGGTGGTCTTCAGGGTTACCTTGCCTCCAAAAAGTACGTTGAGCAGTATAACATCAAGTCCCTTGAGGACTTCAAAAGGCCCGAAGTCAAGGAAGCCTTCGATGCAAACGGCGATGGCAAAGCTGATATGGTAGCATGCCCTCCCGGATGGGGATGTGAAAAGGTTATCGCTTTCCATATGGACGCATACGACCTTCACGACCACGTTAACCTTATCAAAGCTACATACGAGGCGAGCATGGCAGATGCCCTTGCACGTCATCAGAATGATGAGCCCGTTCTCTTCTACACCTGGACACCTAACTGGACCGTGTTCAAGTTCAAGCCCGGTGAGGACGTTCTCTGGATTAACGTTCCCGAAATCGTTCCCACAGACGCTCAGAAGGGAAGCGAAGACAAGATGGTTGCTTCCGGTGTTAAAGGTACCGTTACCGATCCCCTTAAGTTCGGTTTCATCGCCAGTGACATCCGTATAGTTGCAAACAAAGAGTTCGCAGAGAAGAACCCCGCAGCTAAGGTATTCTTCGAGAACTTCAAGCTTACCCTTACAGACATCGCCGCTCAGAACACTAAGATGAACAACGGCGAGAAGTCCGAAGCTGATATCGAGCGCCACGCTAAAGAGTGGATCAAGGCTAATCAGGATATGTGGGACTCATGGCTCGACAAGGCCAGAGCTGCAGCTGAGTAA
- a CDS encoding ABC transporter permease, which produces MEWLNFDKRLIPMDQWIQQAVDWLVMNYRDIFQIIKLPVEKTLDSFDWALNTVHPLIIIALFAFLSWKFSGKRLAVFTVFTMFLIGWLGLWEDAMTTLAMVLCAVLFCAIVGVPLGIASGRSDKFEFALRPVLDAMQTTPAFVYLVPVVMLFSIGTVSGVLATIIFAMPPIIRLTSLGIRQVHPELVEAAEAFGATSWQTLRKVQIPLAMPSIMAGLNQTIMMSLSMVVIAALIGAGGLGTPVFQGLNTLDIGLATIGGLAIVLMAMVLDRITQGLGK; this is translated from the coding sequence ATGGAATGGCTTAACTTTGACAAAAGACTGATCCCCATGGACCAGTGGATCCAGCAGGCCGTTGACTGGCTTGTTATGAACTACAGGGACATCTTTCAGATTATAAAGCTTCCTGTGGAAAAAACACTCGACAGTTTCGACTGGGCGCTTAATACCGTACACCCGCTTATCATTATAGCGTTATTCGCCTTTCTCTCATGGAAGTTCTCAGGAAAAAGGCTGGCGGTGTTTACGGTGTTTACCATGTTTCTCATAGGTTGGCTTGGCCTCTGGGAGGATGCGATGACAACCCTTGCCATGGTGCTCTGTGCGGTACTCTTCTGTGCTATTGTGGGAGTCCCCCTCGGGATTGCCTCAGGAAGGAGCGATAAGTTTGAGTTTGCGCTCCGGCCAGTTCTGGATGCGATGCAGACAACCCCGGCATTTGTTTACCTCGTTCCGGTGGTAATGCTTTTCAGTATCGGTACGGTTTCGGGTGTTCTTGCAACGATTATCTTCGCCATGCCCCCCATAATACGCCTTACCAGCCTTGGTATCAGACAGGTTCACCCGGAGCTTGTGGAGGCGGCGGAGGCCTTCGGCGCAACATCATGGCAAACTCTGCGCAAGGTGCAGATTCCGCTGGCCATGCCCTCCATTATGGCAGGGCTTAATCAGACGATCATGATGTCACTCTCCATGGTTGTTATAGCCGCCCTCATTGGTGCGGGCGGGCTTGGAACCCCCGTGTTCCAGGGACTTAATACGCTTGATATAGGACTTGCGACCATAGGCGGTCTTGCCATCGTTCTTATGGCCATGGTTCTTGACAGGATTACCCAGGGACTGGGTAAATAA